A genomic window from Zonotrichia leucophrys gambelii isolate GWCS_2022_RI chromosome 25, RI_Zleu_2.0, whole genome shotgun sequence includes:
- the SHE gene encoding SH2 domain-containing adapter protein E: MAAKWFKEFPSNLKTVSEKARPGSGSLGKSRKNSTAELGGYRAAGGGKEGGSRLSRDNLQGLLQAATGKMRKNSRVEGGTQEGPSKTYINRLIKVEASEKNGKGHPGALPASLPAPEQDKGKPPKTETVIILEDYADPYDAKRTKGQRDAERLGENDGYMEPYDAQQMITEIRRRGSKDPLVKAILLLDGPGEPGEGGPKLELAKRLGGKEVAGKGPQLYDTPYEPGEGVAGGTPERRVRAGDGRLPENDERPAGEYEQPWEWKKEQIVKALSVQFEGSERPKEEPPRQHLRQKSWTPKMLKPAGTEHSEGERVDPALALEKQPWYHGAITRAEAESRLQPCREAGYLVRTSESGSGKYSIALKTSQGCVHIIVAQTKDNKYTLSQASGVFSSIPEVVHYYSTEKLPFKGAEHMALLHPVHCKLH; encoded by the exons ATGGCGGCCAAGTGGTTCAAGGAGTTCCCATCCAACCTGAAGACGGTTTCGGAGAAGGCTCGGCCGGGAAGCGGGAGCCTCGGGAAGAGCCGCAAGAACTCGACCGCTGAGCTGGGGGGGTACCGGGCGGCTGGGGGCGGCAAGGAAGGGGGCAGCCGGCTGTCACGGGACAACCTGCAGGGTCTGCTCCAGGCCGCCACCGGGAAGATGAGGAAGAATTCCCGAGTGGAGGGAGGCACGCAGGAGGGACCCTCCAAAACCTACATCAACCGCCTGATCAAAGTGGAGGCTTCCGAGAAGAACGGCAAGGGGCACCCCggagccctgcctgccagccTGCCTGCCCCCGAGCAGGACAAGGGGAAGCCCCCCAAGACAGAGACG GTCATCATCCTGGAGGATTACGCAGACCCTTACGATGCCAAACGCACCAAGGGGCAGCGGGATGCCGAGCGCCTGGGGGAGAACGACGGGTACATGGAGCCCTACGATGCCCAGCAGATGATCACAG AAATCCGTCGTCGTGGCTCCAAGGATCCCCTGGTCaaagccatcctgctgctggatgGCCCCGgagagcctggggaggggggccCCAAGCTGGAACTTGCCAAGAGGCTGGGGGGCAAGGAGGTGGCAGGGAAGGGGCCACAGCTCTATGACACCCCCTACgagcctggggagggggtggccGGGGGGACCCCGGAGCGCAGGgtgagggctggggatgggcgGCTGCCCGAGAACGACGAGCGCCCGGCGGGGGAGTACgagcagccctgggagtggAAGAAGGAGCAGATTGTCAAAGCTCTGTCAG TCCAGTTTGAGGGCTCGGAGCGTCCTAAGGAGGAGCCTCCGCGGCAGCACCTGCGCCAGAAGAGCTGGACCCCCAAGATGCTGAAGCCGGCGGGCACCGAGCACAGCGAGGGGGAGCGGGTGGACCCCGCCCTGGCGCTGGAGAAGCAGCC CTGGTACCACGGGGCCATCACCCGGGCGGAGGCGGAGAGCCGGCTGCAGCCGTGCCGGGAGGCCGGGTACCTGGTGCGCACCAGCGAGAGCGGCAGCGGCAAGTACTCCATCGCGCTCAA GACCAGCCAGGGCTGCGTTCACATCATCGTGGCCCAGACCAAGGACAACAAGTACACGCTGAGCCAGGCCAGCGGCGTCTTCTCCAGCATCCCCGAAGTTGTGCACTACTACTCCACCGAGAAGCTGCCCTTCAAGGGGGCCGAGCACATGGCCCTGCTGCACCCCGTGCACTGCAAGCTGCATTAG
- the UBE2Q1 gene encoding ubiquitin-conjugating enzyme E2 Q1 has translation MSRDTSGGAAPPVPPTALPGAGPSRRHLGRAPGLRRRRRRSGSLHGKMQRAGPEEAARTQAAAGGPGRSGAEVAAAPAGRLLRRELRLLESIFHRGHERFRIGSACPDEISCEFVPGAGARAGASASRGPPPGPVRIHCNITESYPAVPPIWSVESDDPNLAAILERLVEVRKGNTLLLQHLKRIISDLCKLYNLPQHPDVEMLDQPLPAEQSTQEEVSSEEEDEEMPEDTEDLDHYEMKEEEPADGRKTEDEGIGKENLAILEKIKKNQRQDYLNGAVSGSVQATDRLMKELRDIYRSPSFKGGYYAVELVNDSLYDWNVKLLKVDEDSALHNDLQILKEKEGTDFILLNFSFKDNFPFDPPFVRVVSPVLSGGYVLGGGAICMELLTKQGWSSAYSIESVIMQISATLVKGKARVQFGANKNQYSLTRAQQSYKSLVQIHEKNGWYTPPKEDG, from the exons ATGTCGCGAGACACTtccggcggggccgccccgcccgTTCCGCCGACGGCACTTCCGGGAGCGGGGCCGtcccgccgccatcttgggcgGGCTccggggctgcggcggcggcggcggcggagcgggtCCCTCCATGGGAAGATGCAGCGGGCGGGGCCGGAGGAGGCGGCGAGGACgcaggcggcggcggggggacCCGGGCGAAGCGGGGCCGAGGTGGCGGCGGCCCCCGCCGGGCGGCTCCTGAGGCGGGAGCTGCGGCTGCTCGAGTCCATCTTCCACCGCGGCCACGAGCGGTTCCGCATCGGCAGCGCCTGCCCGGACGAGATCAGCTGCGAGTTCGTCCCGGGGGCCGGGGCCCGCGCCGGCGCCTCTGCCTCCCGGGGGCCGCCGCCGGGACCCGTCCGCATTCACTGCAACATCACG gAGTCTTATCCAGCTGTTCCCCCCATATGGTCTGTGGAGTCAGATGATCCCAACCTGGCAGCTATCCTGGAGAGGCTGGTGGAAGTCAGGAAAGGAAACACCTTG CTTTTGCAGCATCTGAAACGAATAATCTCTGACCTGTGCAAACTCTACAACCTCCCCCAACATCCAGATGTTGAAATGTTGGACCAGCCTCTGCCGGCAGAACAG AGCACCCAGGAGGAGGTGTCCTctgaagaggaagatgaagaaatGCCAGAG gaCACTGAGGACTTGGACCACTATGAGATGAAAGAGGAAGAGCCGGCAGATGGGAGAAAGACAGAGGATGAAGGCATTGGCAAAGAAAACCTGGCcattttagagaaaataaaaaagaaccaGAGGCAAGATTACTTAAAT GGTGCAGTGTCTGGGTCTGTGCAGGCCACTGACCGGCTAATGAAGGAGCTCAGGGATATTTACCGATCACCAAGTTTCAAGGGCG GATACTATGCAGTTGAACTAGTGAATGACAGCCTGTACGATTGGAACGTCAAACTCCTGAA GGTTGACGAGGACAGCGCTTTGCACAACGATCTTCAAATCctcaaagagaaagaaggaacaGATTTCATCCTCCTCAACTTCTCTTTTAAA GATAACTTTCCTTTTGATCCACCATTTGTAAGGGTTGTATCCCCGGTGCTGTCAGGGGG GTATGTTTTGGGTGGTGGTGCCATCTGCATGGAGCTGCTTACGAAACAG GGCTGGAGTAGTGCCTACTCCATCGAGTCTGTGATCATGCAGATCAGTGCAACGCTGGTGAAAGGGAAGGCACGAGTACAATTTGGAGCCAACAAG AACCAGTACAGCCTGACAAGAGCACAGCAGTCCTACAAGTCCCTGGTTCAGATCCATGAGAAGAATG GCTGGTATACACCACCCAAGGAGGATGGCTAG
- the CHRNB2 gene encoding neuronal acetylcholine receptor subunit beta-2: protein MALLRVLCLFAALRRSLGTDTEERLVEYLLDPARYNKLIRPATNGSELVTVQLMVSLAQLISVHEREQIMTTNVWLTQEWEDYRLTWKPEDFDNMKKVRLPSKHIWLPDVVLYNNADGMYEVSFYSNAVISYDGSIFWLPPAIYKSACKIEVKHFPFDQQNCTMKFRSWTYDRTEIDLVLKSEVASLDDFTPSGEWDIVALPGRRNENPDDSTYVDITYDFIIRRKPLFYTINLIIPCILITSLAILVFYLPSDCGEKMTLCISVLLALTVFLLLISKIVPPTSLDVPLVGKYLMFTMVLVTFSIVTSVCVLNVHHRSPTTHTMPPWVRTLFLHKLPALLFMKQPRQSCARQRLRQRRHTQERAAAAAATLFVQAGAHTCTCYANPGAAKAAEGLNGYRERQGQAAGPGAGCGCGLEEAVDGVRFIADHMRSEDDDQSVSEDWKYVAMVIDRLFLWIFVFVCVFGTIGMFLQPLFQNYTTNSLLQLGQGTPTSK, encoded by the exons ATGGCGCTGCTCCGCGTCCTCTGCCTTTTCGCTGCCCTCAGAC GGAGCCTGGGCACGGACACGGAGGAGCGGCTGGTTGAGTACCTGCTGGACCCTGCTCGCTATAACAAGCTGATCCGGCCGGCGACCAATGGCTCGGAGCTGGTGACCGTGCAGCTGATGGTGTCGCTGGCGCAGCTCATCAGCGTG cacGAGCGGGAGCAGATCATGACCACGAACGTCTGGCTGACCCAG GAGTGGGAGGACTATCGCCTCACGTGGAAGCCTGAGGACTTTGACAACATGAAGAAGGTCCGCTTGCCCTCCAAGCACATCTGGCTGCCTGATGTGGTGCTCTACAACAA CGCCGATGGGATGTACGAGGTCTCCTTTTACTCCAATGCGGTGATCTCCTATGACGGCAGCATCTTCTGGCTGCCCCCCGCCATCTACAAGAGCGCCTGCAAGATCGAGGTGAAGCACTTCCCCTTTGACCAGCAGAACTGCACCATGAAGTTCCGCTCCTGGACCTACGACCGCACCGAGATCGACCTGGTGCTGAAGAGCGAGGTGGCCAGCCTGGATGACTTCACCCCCAGCGGCGAGTGGGACATCGTGGCGCTGCCGGGGCGGCGCAACGAGAACCCCGACGACTCCACCTACGTGGACATCACGTACGACTTCATCATCCGGCGCAAGCCGCTCTTCTACACCATCAACCTCATCATCCCCTGCATCCTCATCACCTCCCTGGCCATCCTCGTGTTTTACCTCCCGTCCGACTGCGGCGAGAAGATGACGCTCTGCATCTCTGTCCTGCTCGCCCTCACCGTCTTCCTCCTGCTCATCTCCAAGATCGTGCCACCCACCTCACTGGACGTACCACTGGTGGGCAAGTACCTCATGTTCACCATGGTGCTGGTGACCTTCTCCATCGTCACCAGCGTTTGCGTCCTCAACGTGCACCACCGCTCGCCCACCACGCACACCATGCCTCCCTGGGTCCGCACCCTCTTCCTGCACAAGCTCCCGGCTCTGCTCTTCATGAAGCAGCCGCGGCAGAGCTGCGCCCGCCAGCGCCTGCGCCAGCGCCGGCACACGCAGGAACGGGCTGCCGCGGCCGCTGCCACACTCTTCGTGCAGGCCGGGGCTCACACCTGCACCTGCTATGCCAACCCCGGCGCTGCCAAGGCTGCCGAGGGGCTCAACGGGTACCGGGAGCGGCAGGGGCAGGCGGCGGGCCCCGGGGCGGGCTGCGGCTGCGGGCTGGAGGAGGCGGTGGACGGCGTGCGCTTCATCGCCGACCACATGCGCAGCGAGGACGACGATCAGAGC GTGAGCGAGGACTGGAAGTACGTGGCCATGGTCATCGACCGCCTCTTCCTATGGATCTTCGTCTTCGTCTGTGTCTTTGGCACCATTGGcatgttcctgcagcccctcttccAGAACTACACCACCaactccctgctgcagctcggCCAGGGCACCCCCACCTCCAAATAG